tGATTTCAGCCTAGGAATAGGTTGGatcttttatatttcttttaatattcaaatttaaatttaggaATATTTTCCTAGTGGATTTTGGAGTCCTTTTCTCGGTAGGTTTTGTGTCTACCGGTCCTACTTTATGGCTAGGCCGGGTTAAAGAACTTTCAAAATCCTTATAATCATTCCTTAAATAGATTTAGTGTCTTCATATGCTTCACATGAAATATCATGTTTTATAGAAAACATCTAAAAGTGCCTTCTCTACTTTATTTCTTGTTTCTGGGGCAAAAGTACAGAAGTTACTTCACTGGGGAAGGCCCGCATGACTGAGACACTCACGTAGGGACCTAGGTGAATGCATAGGGGCATAAACAAGCCCGAATAGTGTGGACAGGTAATCAAGCACAGATGATGCCAACAAACAGAGAGAAACCCAAGTGCCTAGGTTCCAATATACTCAACCGTACAGGTTTTGCTGGActcttttttcttatagtggtggGATTTAGCGGATATAGCCAACATGACAagcccaaaggagaaaccttatTATTTTTGTTCCTCCTCTTCTTACTCAATACCTAGTTCGATTACCcactttctttcttctcctttatTATCTTCTTCCTCTAACCAGCTCAGCCCATCAACCCAGCTTTGTTTTTTCTATCCTTTCTATTATCTCTTCAGCCATTTCGACCTTCTTAGTGCACCATATTTCTTCGACCTTGTCCCCACAGATTTAGcctcttttttcatttttctctttaCACTTTCTCTTCATCCTACATAGTGGATGTTATAATCCCTCTAGttattcctctttttctcttatccaTCCCCTCATTCCTAATCCCTTTCTCCAGTCCCCGTTTTTCTTTCCAACTAATCCCCTGATCCTTCCATCAAAGACCTAATCCCCTGATCCCTCTAGttattcctctttctctctcatctaGAATATAGATGCACACGTCAGTTCTTCCTTTTAACCGGCAAACTAAAGACGGCTAACTGATAACTAAACAAAGACACGGAATTCACATTCTGCTACGATGTTATGATGGATATGGTGTATTTTGATGGTTTTAATTGTTATCTCGGATAATAGGATTATTCCCACTTTGGTTTAATTGGCTTTATGAAAGACAGCATTGATACATTCCCTGATTATACGGCCACTTCATCAGTGATATGTTCTCCCTTTATATAAAAATAGCTCTAACATCTAACATCATTATGGGTATAAGCATGTATGGGTTTTTTCAAAGGACGAGAATAAACGTTTGATTGAAAGATTTATCAAAGTCTAAGCAAATTCTACACTGTTCTAAATCCTAGAAACGAAGTTCAGACCCAAGGTGACAGACTCCCGACTAGCTAACTTCAGCATCCTCCCACATCCAATTCAAACAGCAAATATTGATGGAACCGAAGCGAGAGATTAGCGCGCTCAAAAGGCACAAGAATTCGACAAGATTTTGGCCAAAGCAACAACGCAGGGGCACTCACCAGTTCCTCCCGAGCACCTCCTCGGCGCGGTAGCCCGTGGCCTTCTCGAACCCTCTGTTGACGTAGATGATGGGGTAGTCGGGCTCGAGCGCGTCCGTGACCACCAGCCCGCACGACGCCGCCGACTGGAGCATGCCTTCTACGGGAAAGGAAAAGACCCCCCCGCCGTCACTCGGCACGaagcccccctcctcctcctgctcctcctcCGCCTCCTCACCGCTGCTCGGCCCCTCTGAGTCGCTGTCCCACTCCATCGCCACCCCAAATCCCCAGATCCAAACCACGAACAAACTAAGACCTTGTAGTCGAAATCGTAGCCAATAACGCGAGCCGGAGCAGAGGAGAGGAACCCGAGGGCAAGAACAAAGAAGGGGAGAGAGCGAGAGAAAGAGAGGGTTCGGTTATTGTTCTCCGCTTCTTGCTAGCTAGCTCGCTTTTTCTCTTTGGGGGTTTTGGAGAGAATAGGATGTTGGGTCGCGGGAGGAGAGGTGGGGAACGAGTGGACGGAGAGTTGTCTGGAAATTAGCCACAAACCGACCTAAAAAAAACTCGGAGAGAGAGGCGGTGGGGAGGGGGGACTAAGCGGCGTACTGTCAGATTATTTCCTATTTTACACAGTCGATATAAAGATTTATATGCGGGAAAGTGTAAATAAGATCTGCCCCGCGCCCATGTTCTGGAAGTTTGGCTTACCGACCCTCGCATCTTTGCCATCCACAGGGAGCAGATGATCGATTACGGGCGGTCGCATGGAAGGTGTTATGGGCCCCGGCGAACTCGTGTGCGGGATTAGCGGCCATGTTGTCGCTTCACAACCGGAGCAGCATCAAGGAAATTGCGGAGCCAAAGCCAGAGTGCTCGCCGCTGCTCGGTGTCCTAAGAGCTTTATCCTGTCATTTTATTTGCCGTTTgtcattaatttttcaaaaaaaaaaaaaaaaaccatttgaGCGTGCATCACTTGTAGAGAGTAGCTGCTACTAAAACATTCTCTGATTATGAGAggatagattttttttgagattttctttATGATACTTTTTTCTTTGAGACATTGagatataaaaaaagataaatttgaGAGAGTGGAAATGAGGCACAATAATCTTGTCAAACATTATGTATTAAATTCTTGTTCTTGAGATATATAGCTGCCAATCTTCAAACCAATGATGTAGATCGTATCCATCTATCAGCATAAACAACCATAATATTTCATGAAAGAATTTCTACAAAAACTCgtaaaaaaatctttataagcaCAAATAATCTCTTCTATCTTTTTCTTTCcacaaatcaataaaaaataaaattctaattggattgtaACTCGACAATAAATTTTAACACTCTCCCTTATTACAAAGTCTTTaccaataatattaaaattatcgatATCATAAAGCGTCATTGTAACTATCGCCATCGTTGGTACAGTAATAGTATAgcaatatataataatttatcaaaccaacaattaaataataaaatttttttattggctTGAACAATAATTCTCCGATCAAACCTTCTTATGCTTAAATTAttgagataattttaatattaccatagaaaaaaataataaatgagaGTCTTAGTTATTAGTATCATATCGTCGCCATTATTgtatatttcataaaaagattCTGGATCTATTAATAGCCTTGGGATCTGAAATCTCATGAAAGCCATGctataatcatttttttttttttttttttttttttatccccagccaataattttcatcactaatttatGCTATAATCATCCAGGATTGCAACAATTGTTTTAGGATTTGATGTAGCCGGTCAAGAATGTACTATAATTGAATGAGAACATGGCATAATCATTTAGGACCATTAGAGTAATCTTTTTATCTCTCAATATGATAGGAGTGTGTTCTTGTATAAGGTGAGGAGCTATTGTCGAATATAACAAGGCCTGGTTTAGTTTGAGATGAATGCTAAGCCAAGTGATTGTATGGCAGAGCCACAAAACTTCATCTGGTATGTTTAGTAATATATGATTTCGAAGGCCGGTTGGCTATGATCTATTTATCCTAGCTCTTAGATAGGTTGAGATGGATCTTATTTGATTATGCAAAGTACTGCATCAATTTTGAGTGGGATGGATATAGTTATGCCGCATCATCAAGCTCATttattttacataaaaaataatatattagctTGCAAACTTTGGATGATATTTTCAAAGATAAGCATTTACAGTAATTTCTTTCCCAACCCATTCATGAAAAAATCGATGGATATTTTGTTAGCAGACATATTGTCATTCAAAACGAGCATCAAGAATCAACTAAAGCTAGTCACGAAGAAGACCGGCAGCTGACACCGAGCAACTAAAACAAACAGGTCACGAGGAATGCAGCATTTGGAAACGTGGATGCTTATGATAAATCTGACTATTCTCGAATCGCTGCAAAAATTGGACACCTCGCACCTCCGCTCAAATCAGTGTGGTGGCACCTGAAGGCTGGATCCTTATCTGCTGGTTTGCTTAGTTTTCACGGCAAAGTATAAATaacatcaataataaaaatttcgATTATCTTTAATAATAATCTCGCGCCCTCCCCTGGATGAGCCGTGCGGCTGCACTGAGCGAGGAAAGGTGACCCGACTGATGGAAGAAACGAAACCCGCATCAAACCGGTTGCTCCTACCGTCGAATGGTGGGACCATCCGTAAAATCGGTTTTGCCGAGATTTTATCGTTTAAACCCTCCGCCGAAGCCCGAATGCCGCGAGGGGAAGCGTGAAAGCTGGGAGCGCCATGGCCAGGCCAGGAAACGTGGAACCCAAGTGCTACTCCCTCTCCCGCTACCATCTCTCTCGGTAACTCCTCtttcctcccttcctctctccatctctctcctcttctccctttCTCCCGGGCTCTCTCACTCCATCGCTCCATGAACCAGGCTCTCCCAACCAATCcgagaaaccctatcaagaacTCCATACACCCTGCCTGAGGGTGCCACCGTCTCCATCAAATCCTTCCTCGAATCCCTTCTTCCCCAAGAAACCCCGCCTGAGGGTCGCATCGCTGGAGAGGAGGACTCGAAGGAGAGTTTTCGCAAGGAAATCAGGGATTTCTGCCTATGCTGTGCCGCCCTAGCTTCCGCTGAGGGGGAGGATTCCCCCACTGTGTATTGGATCACGAAAGACCTGATATTTGCGGCGAAATCGGCGTTTCACGAGCTGTCGAAAGCTGTTTCCTTGGAATCTGAGCTTGAGTTGTTCGTGGAGCTGATGCCGGAGGTGTTGCCCGGGGTGAAGGGCGTTATAAAGGAGAGCTCTATCGATACGGAACAGGAGGAGATCGTGCCGGCCTCGGCGCAGGTGCCGGTGGCTCATGCCATTGTTGCGGCGCATCAGTTTAGGTGGCTCGTGTCCCAGGTTTGTTGGGTTGATGGAGGTTTTTATGTGGATCATTGGTTGATTCTTGGGTATTAAGAATTGCTTTTTTTGAGGGGAATTTTATTGTCGAAAAATTATAGGTTAATTACCCTAATCTGGGGAAGTTATGCTCGTTGGTTATTCCATGTGCTTTGACGACTCTGGATCACTGGTCGCCTGAAGTTAAGGTACTGAATTTGCCATCTCTATTTTGTTTTTCTACTCTTTACGATGATTTGTTTCTAATAAAAATGCCAGTAAAACATCTTTTTAAGAATGTAGGTTCCCCCGACAACATTAGCTTgcgctattttttattttattattgttatttattttttgagatttcgaaccccacacccccccccccccccaacaatccaaaaaaaaaagggaaaagagaaaaaaaaatgcatTGAACTGTGTATCAGCGTGCCTTGCCTTGCTGATTGGTGCCTGTGATCCCTTATAACACTTAGATGGACATGACTAGGTTGGCAACAAGAATAATCTATGCAACAAATGTGTATGTAGTGGTATTTTGTGGCTAGTTGTGGTGTATTATTGTTTCTAGGAATCATGACACTTTCTGGAATCAAGGAAGACTTTCACTAGTTGCTTCTTAATTTGCCATACACAATCTTTAGAAACAAGATATTGGGGCAATGTGGTAACCAGAGGAATGAACTGATGTTTTGTTAATGGACATTTGCTCGAGGAGCCCTTTCTTGAGCAGTGTCTTGATTTATTCATGGAATTCCCAAGCCATATACTTTGCTGCATTTTGGTATTAGTCTTTTAATACTTTTGTttggcatatgggtgatttgcCTTCTTTTCTTTGCTTATTTGCTGCTGTTCATCCCCTTCTATCTGTGTATAACTTTAGTCACATGCACGTCAGAAATGTTATCCTTGTGTGGGAATGGCCGCTGAGTACCAAGTGCAAAAAACCCTTTTAAAGTATTCTCTTACTGAAAATTGGTGAACTTAGAAATACATTTGGTGCTAATAGCATAATTTCTTGACATCATATGGTCAATATTTCAGGTACGTAAAACAATATACTTGTGCAATATTTCTTGgataaaaaaaaaagccacttgCTGTGATGCTTTGTGTGGATAATTCATAGTAAAATTAAGGGGAATGACcctaattttctttttattcaGGAGCAGGGAATGGTTAGCTTTATACATGTAGGAAACAATATGAATGCAGCTGAATTAAGTTGGTATGAAGAGGCAATTCTTGATGCATGTTGCCGAAATATCCCGGCAAATGATGAGTTATGGCATCGAGTAGTTGAGGTGTCTGTGCTTTTGTTGACTTGCACTCAGCGGATGAATCCTCGTAGCTCTTGGTATGATCTATCTTTGATCCAGTGTTTCATGCACCTTTTTCCtcttcatattttctttatattttttcttttctcagaACAGTGATTGAAGGGCAGGTGCTTAATAGGATATTAGGGGCCATAATTTTTGAAATGATGCACGAACAGTATGTTTAATACATGGATATAGCAATGATGCAAGCTTCAGTAAAATAAACGTCGTCATAAACTGTACCATTATATATCATGGAAAAATTTCAAACCAAAAGTTGCACAGCCTTCCAGCTTCTTTCCAGTGCTTTTGATATGTGCATGTTGCTATTTGTGCATACCTCTGGTGCGAACAAAAATTATAATGATAGCAAAGCAAATAACCAACAGATGGTTAGAATCAGTAATTTTTTGTTACAAAACCACTAATCTATGATTTAATTATACAACTATCAGCTTAAATCTTAGTTATGTTCCACGGTGTTTTTTTTCCTGAAAAACTCAGTCTTGAAACCATATGAATATGCTGGCTTTATGCTTAACTAACAAAAGCCAGTCCCATCTATAAGCAGCTGGCTTTAAGTATGAATAAATCCAGCAATCTCAACCCTTTTACTTGATGTCAATTTCCCAACAAGGTTTTTTAGACAAACAGTATGCTGCTGTCACACGTGGAAGGTAAGTCAACAAAAGGTGAGACCTACCTTCCTGGTTATTCTGTTTGGGCTAATGAAACATGGCAGCAGCCTTTGGAGATGTCCTTAAGTCTAGATTTGCGGTGAAGGCTGGAATGAAGCACATAGAAGTCTATAGTAATTTTTGGGGATTCAAGGATCCAGGGAAATGTTTGGTGTGATGAATGCTGTCAATCTTTCATCTTTTACTTTGCCTGTAATGGCTTATGGTTAGTTGGAGTCAAATCATTGCATTCTATTTCTTGCATATTCATGATAACCTAGTTAGTCGAGGAGACCTTCATACAATTTTCTGCATATTGTCTAGTGGCATTGTGCCAATGCAAAATTGTTGCAGATAATCACTGTTTCCCCAGGTACTCAACAAGAGTGGAAGCACACAGTTATAAGGAAGCACTCCAAATGGAAATTGAAAAGAGgagcttttctttcttttgtggTCAAAGTCATGATAATGGAAGCAATACAAAGAACTAGATATAACCCATTATGAATGTTGAAGCCTTGTTTTTTTTTCACTTACATATGCATAATGAGTAATATCTTGTTCTTTGGATTTTATCATATGAATGGAGTATCCATTATCGTGTGTTCCAGTGCTTTATCTGAACTTTGTTTGATTGCTGTATGTTAATGTGAATTGAAGGATCCATTATCTTGTTTCACTACTTTCACTTCATACCCATTTGTTACTGAAATATCCATTATCCTGTTTCCAGCTCTAGTACTGCGGTTTGTTTCAGATGTTTATACATGTAATTTATGGACTTTGAGTCTTTTTGTCTACGGGCATTGTGATTGGTGTTGTTTATGGAACTGTGGATGATTCTTTTCTGGTCATTGCCGTTATTGAAGTGCATTCTTTATTATGTATGTCAGTCATTGGCTTTTTTCAGGTTTGAGCGAATGCTAAGTGAGATGCTAGCTCACTTGGAGCGCCAGCCATTTAATAAAGAACGTCGTACTGCATGGCTCGCTTTTATTGAACCGGTTTTTGATGCCATGGGCCTTTTTATATTGGCACACTTCCGGCGTATTTTTGCGCTCTTCTTCCAATGGATGCATGCTGATGATGACAAAACTGTTATTCTGGTAAGGAAAAGTGAATCTTTTCTTAGTGCCATTTCTTTATTATTGTTAGTCCTATAATTCAAGGTAAGGGCTTAATAGTTATCATACTCAACACTGTTGTGAGCACTTAATTTGTTGCTGTTATCTCAAGAATGATCCATCTAGAGAGATTCATTGTATAGAAATTTATATTACTTAAGAAGCATGATAATTCATACAGCAAGCAAGAAAACTACCACAGAAATAAGATGGTATGCTATCTTATGAGATTGGTTAATGCAGTGTATCTAGGTATGTGCGTGCTTGTCTATACGGTAATTTTTCTGACTTGATCCTTTATTTCCAAAATGCATTCCAATGAAGGAGTACAACCGACAAGGTTTTCATATATTTCGTTGGTTTGTCTGTCTTATAGATTACCCCATTTTTCccccctttttcctttttgaaTTCATACTGCTGTGAACATATACACATATTTTCATATGTAATAGGTTGCTAGACAGAACTTAATATAAACTTAACTGGACGAAGTGCATCCAATTGATTTTTCTCACTTGGATCTTTCATTTCTGAAATGCATTCGTAATAAGCAGGACAATTGCAAGGGCTTTACATGTGTCATTGTTATGtccattattttttttcctctttttcttcctttatgAATTCATGCTTATATGATAGTGCTGGGAATGTATACATATATTTTGACATGCAATAGGTTGCTAGACAGAACTTAATATAAAGTTCGCTGAAAAAGTGAGTCAAACCTTGATTCAGTTTTTATCTATGCATATGGTACCAGctttctttatttctaattcataCTTTTCTGCGGCTCTGCTTGCATCCGCCGATGAGTTAAATGTTTATGGCTCTTCCTTTTTAGTGGAAAACGTAACTAGATATTCCATTCTCTGTGCAAGAAGACTTGCCACATCCTTGTTTGTAGCTGGTACCATGTATTTCATTCATGACATTTTGCTCTCACACATCTGTTTTCTTTATTAGAAACCAGCCAGACTTCAGCATAACAATTACTGGTTCATGTTTTGAAGCACATGCTTAATTTTTCAAGTTATGCTTCTTGGaaatttgtaatgctcagatCAATTTAGTATATGAATCATTTAATTGTAGTAACACTGGTGCATGGTCCCTGCCACATCATGCCTGTTCTGATGTCATCACATGCTTCAAAATACTAATCATTGGCTTCTTCaaatatatgtatgaatgtaGTATGTGTGTATGCATTTATGTAGGACCGGACGGTGTCCAATCTTTCTCTCAAAGTGTATGTATATTTCTATTTGTTTGTGGGTGCATGTATATGATGGTTTTTGTGAGTGGTGGATGCATAAATACATAATTGACATATGCTTAATTTATTTACCGATAAAACATATTAgaaacttaatatttgtggagtaTATATGACAACAAAGTAGTAATCTGCTGTCTGGCATATATTGTATCAATAAATTGGTCTGTCTAATAAAAATGACACAGTATATACTTTGTTACACCACAATGTATTCATGCATTTATGTTCATAAACTCACATGAATGCTCTCAGATAAGTATATAAGTGGACCGTGCACAACTTTCTTATATCTATACAAGTGGCATAGGGTTTGCATGTGAGCATTTTGGGGCAAACAGAAAACCATCGACCAATAGGCAGCTGGATCTGGAGTATGATCATACCATAACTGACATGTCTTGTCCGGTTGTTTGGGGTTATAAGTTCTTGTTATCATTTGCCTTTTGTTATGTACTGTTAGTTACTAAGAAATGGTGCAGTGCTAGACAGGTTCTTGCTCCTCTATTTTCCAATTTATGCAGCACACAAGGATATAAATTGATCAGAACTTGTTTGTGTTTGTAAACAATATGTAGTATAGTGGTTGATTTGGGATGGTTGAATATTTTGAACCAATCCAATCATTTTGCAGGTTCTTGAACGGCTGCATACAATTATTCAATTAACATGGATCAGGAAGTCACCATATATTGAAAGGTATGCTTAACTGTTCATGTTGATATGGTCTTGTCTTGTACAACTTTATTCATCTGAAAATTGAGATTGCTTGAAAACTTAGCCGGCGTCCATCTATATAATTGTTCTCTTTGTCCTCCCAAAATTTATTCTTCTCATTAGGTTTATTATAAGTTTAGAAGCACATACAAATGTGTCTAATATTATCTATTATAGAAGAAGTGTATCCTATGTAATTATATTTGAATGAATTTACTTTGGTGGTAGTTGTCTCTGTCTGTATTGGTTTCTTTGTGACAGCCAAGCTGTCCTATTAGGAAACAAGATGTAAATCTTGAACCCTTTATTGAACCTTGGGTGAAATATTTTGTATTTTAACCTCATTTATACATTAGAGAGTCTGCTAATTAATTATTCAGCCATGGATTCTGTTGAATAGAAGCTACTGCTGACGTGTTGCTCTTCTGCTTAGATTGGTAGATGAGCTTGTTCTTTTGTACAAAGAATCTGCAGTAAGAAAGAGCCGTGAAGTTATCCGCCTTCACATTTTACAGTTATTGATGTTGATTCAGAAGTAAGAAAAAATGCTGTATTTATTAattgttttatttttcttctttcatccCCCCAACCCCCGGTCTTCCAACCATCTTCTTTCACCTAATTCATCTTTGTTTGTCATGCAGATGCCAAGAGTTGCAGTTTGAAACGGCTTGGAGCAAGCACAAGAATGATCCTGACATAGATGCATTGACATCTTCCTTTATTAATCAATCTAGTAAGATAGTGCAGTCATAAGGAATAATTTAGCTGAAGTTGCATAGCTAATGCTAACGCTATACTTAAAAGTTTATATCCATTAGGAAGGGCCTTGGTATTGTTGAAGCTGGTGTCTCAAGCATTTGTACATGACTCTGATGACGACCTTTGGGTGGTAGCTGCTTGGTGATTTAACCACCAGTGTAATAAATCATGCTACGGTCAAGGCAGTCTTAAATTGTGAACTTTGTATCATATATCGTCTATAATGAATGTATCACCGCAGGGAAACTTGAACCATGTTCATGGCGGAGCCTTCGCTAGGAGCTGTACCTAATAATCATCTACTGTTCGACGTGTTGTTAAAGCTTGGTATATTTGGTCGCGGTGCTGTCGGTGGGAAGGAATCTCTGGCCGATTCTCAGCATTTCGGAAATCGTGGTCTGCGTGGTTGCTATTGTCTCGTTGGCCCGTGGCTCCCGCATGGGAGCCAGCGGGAGAAATTCTTCCTACAAGCCAACGGGAAAATGCAATCTTTTGTTTTCCCTCGCTCCAGATGAGGGGCGACCCACTAGGATCCTTGGTGTAAGGGGCAAGTACTCCCCCCCACGCCACTCTCGGGGCGTCGGAGGATGTCAAATTGGCGGACACGTGGGGCCCACACGATGGTGTATAGGTGTTCCGTGGGTCCCACTTCCTAATGAGGGGGCTCATGAGCTTCTGATTTTCTTTCCATCGCGTGGAACTCACGTGCCGGCGAACGGTGCTGATAAACCGCATCTCCTTGTGAGCAAAGCCCCCGGTGCATTGTGAAACTCTGCCATGGCCTCCATCTTTAGGGCCCGCTGCCAGAGAGAGGGCGGAGCGGGAGGGAAGATACTTCGCGGGCGGCCGGCAGCGCCGCCCGCCTCCCCTTATGCTCGCCCGAAGAAGCAACTGCCGTCTCCCGCTTCTGCTTCCCTTGCCTCATCCCAAAGCCCTAGGTGGATCCAGGGTCTCATCTCGGGCGCCGGGAAGCTAATCTCTACTGTGTTTCGCTCTGAAGATAGCTCGTGTTCTTCGTCTTCTGGTTATTCTTCTGATGGAGAGATTAGTTTGAGCTCTGGTGAGTTACTTCTTTTCTTTATCATGTTTGATTGCTTAGTTCCCAATTTGTTTAGATATATATTTCTATTTTTAGCTGTTTCTGTTTTCCTggaattttttcttcattaagaTCTGAGAGGATGAGAAGGTTACTGGAATCAGATGTCTGTTGCAGAGATGACGATTTTCTTGAATATTCTGTTAACTAGTTTCGTTATAATGGAAACTTTGCTGCAGAAAGGcatggctttgattttttgaataATTTGAAGGATTTTGGTCTATTGAAAGTTACATATACAGGAAGTTATTCTGTTTGGTATCAGATTATCGTGCTCAAGTCCACTTGCCTTATGCAGCACTTTGATCTGGATAAGAGCCTCTTAAAACAATTAGGGTTTTGGAAATGGATAATGGTgaaaagatgaaaatattttaggttactTGGTTTCTTGTTATGTAGTTATATATTCGGAACTATggatgaaaaaaatatgcatgtaGCTTGATTGGGGGTAGCTTTAAAGTTCGGATTAGGATTAGTAGGTGGTTCAGTTAGGTGGACTGGTTTTTATCTCTTTCATGTCGCCACCCCCCCACAAAACCCTTCCCCCTCTTTTTC
Above is a genomic segment from Elaeis guineensis isolate ETL-2024a chromosome 1, EG11, whole genome shotgun sequence containing:
- the LOC105039656 gene encoding uncharacterized protein At2g39910 isoform X2, which translates into the protein MARPGNVEPKCYSLSRYHLSRLSQPIRETLSRTPYTLPEGATVSIKSFLESLLPQETPPEGRIAGEEDSKESFRKEIRDFCLCCAALASAEGEDSPTVYWITKDLIFAAKSAFHELSKAVSLESELELFVELMPEVLPGVKGVIKESSIDTEQEEIVPASAQVPVAHAIVAAHQFRWLVSQVNYPNLGKLCSLVIPCALTTLDHWSPEVKEQGMVSFIHVGNNMNAAELSWYEEAILDACCRNIPANDELWHRVVEVSVLLLTCTQRMNPRSSWFERMLSEMLAHLERQPFNKERRTAWLAFIEPVFDAMGLFILAHFRRIFALFFQWMHADDDKTVILVLERLHTIIQLTWIRKSPYIERLVDELVLLYKESAVRKSREVIRLHILQLLMLIQKCQELQFETAWSKHKNDPDIDALTSSFINQSRKLEPCSWRSLR
- the LOC105039656 gene encoding uncharacterized protein At2g39910 isoform X1 — translated: MARPGNVEPKCYSLSRYHLSRLSQPIRETLSRTPYTLPEGATVSIKSFLESLLPQETPPEGRIAGEEDSKESFRKEIRDFCLCCAALASAEGEDSPTVYWITKDLIFAAKSAFHELSKAVSLESELELFVELMPEVLPGVKGVIKESSIDTEQEEIVPASAQVPVAHAIVAAHQFRWLVSQVNYPNLGKLCSLVIPCALTTLDHWSPEVKEQGMVSFIHVGNNMNAAELSWYEEAILDACCRNIPANDELWHRVVEVSVLLLTCTQRMNPRSSWFERMLSEMLAHLERQPFNKERRTAWLAFIEPVFDAMGLFILAHFRRIFALFFQWMHADDDKTVILVLERLHTIIQLTWIRKSPYIERLVDELVLLYKESAVRKSREVIRLHILQLLMLIQKCQELQFETAWSKHKNDPDIDALTSSFINQSRRALVLLKLVSQAFVHDSDDDLWVVAAW